The following coding sequences lie in one Populus nigra chromosome 15, ddPopNigr1.1, whole genome shotgun sequence genomic window:
- the LOC133674003 gene encoding umecyanin-like, with translation MASRLCFNIGFLIVASVGLLHGAYAANTYTVGGDLGWIVPPNNTYYEEWTSQRTFQIGDTFVFNWTTGTHTATEVSTKEEYDNCTKMGMILAFAGVKVTFNENGTHYFLCSEGTHCEQGQKMIIKIGDGIPPSFAAPSLTAAAALSALFFSTLAIFFLN, from the exons ATGGCTAGCCGATTGTGTTTCAATATTGGGTTCTTGATTGTTGCATCGGTGGGTTTGCTTCACGGTGCATATGCAGCTAATACTTACACAGTTGGAGGTGATTTGGGATGGATTGTTCCTCCGAACAACACTTACTATGAGGAATGGACCAGCCAGAGGACATTTCAGATAGGAGACACCTTCG tATTCAACTGGACAACCGGAACACATACCGCAACTGAAGTAAGTACCAAGGAGGAGTACGATAATTGCACAAAGATGGGAATGATATTGGCATTTGCAGGAGTTAAAGTCACTTTCAATGAAAATGGGACGCACTACTTCCTCTGCTCTGAAGGAACACACTGTGAGCAAGGCCAGAAGATGATAATCAAAATTGGAGATGGCATACCGCCAAGTTTTGCAGCTCCATCTCTTACCGCGGCCGCCGCCTTATCTGCTCTTTTCTTCTCCACCTTAGCCATCTTCTTCTTAAACTAA
- the LOC133673799 gene encoding cucumber peeling cupredoxin-like: MARGLDMAFLAAIAVAALIHSSAAQSTYTVGDTTGWTIPPGGSTFYPTWAASKNFSVGDILVFNFAANSHDVAKVTKADYDACTTTSPISLAATPPVRITINASGEHYFLCNFPGHCTNGQKLMINVSAASSSPSPSPAPQTSSPTPQPSTPAPQPSTPTPQSSPAPQPSTPTPQSSPAPQPSTPTPASSPSPPTPASSPSPPTPASSPSPPTTPPSSSPPPPPTTTPPTAPPPNSATSLGLAGFTTFLSIFVALCY, encoded by the exons ATGGCGAGAGGACTCGACATGGCATTCCTTGCAGCAATTGCTGTAGCTGCTTTGATACACAGCTCAGCAGCACAATCAACCTATACGGTAGGTGATACCACAGGTTGGACCATTCCTCCTGGTGGTTCTACTTTCTACCCAACGTGGGCTGCAAGCAAAAACTTCAGTGTTGGTGACATTCTAG TTTTTAATTTTGCGGCCAATTCTCATGATGTTGCCAAGGTGACAAAGGCAGATTACGATGCCTGCACCACAACTAGTCCCATTTCTTTGGCAGCCACGCCCCCAGTAAGAATCACCATTAATGCTTCAGGAGAGCACTATTTCCTTTGCAATTTTCCTGGCCATTGCACTAATGGTCAAAAGTTGATGATCAATGTTAGTGCtgcatcttcttctccttctccttctccagcTCCTCAAACATCTTCTCCTACTCCTCAACCCTCTACACCAGCTCCTCAACCTTCCACTCCAACTCCCCAGTCTTCTCCTGCTCCTCAACCTTCCACTCCAACTCCCCAGTCTTCTCCTGCTCCTCAACCTTCCACTCCTACCCCAGCTTCTAGCCCATCACCACCAACCCCAGCTTCTAGCCCATCACCACCAACCCCAGCTTCTAGCCCATCACCACCTACCACACCTCCTAgttcatcaccaccaccacccccaACCACCACACCACCAACTGCTCCTCCACCAAACTCTGCTACATCTCTTGGTCTCGCTGGCTTTACCACTTTCTTGTCCATTTTTGTAGCGTTGTGCTATTAG